Proteins encoded within one genomic window of Desulfovibrio sp. X2:
- the rplD gene encoding 50S ribosomal protein L4: MANVKIVDQNNVEVGSLELASDVFGVDVRPEILNLVVRAHRASLRAGTHATKARGEVSGGGKKPWKQKGTGRARVGSTRNPVWRGGGVAFGPKPRSYDFKVNKKVRSLALKMALTSKAIGEKLTVVDKLELPEVKTKLFADVVGKLGLKKALIVVGGLDKNLALSARNLPHIKVLEADKLSVLDVLTYPELVMLTDAVKSVEERLK, encoded by the coding sequence ATGGCGAACGTGAAGATAGTCGATCAGAACAACGTCGAAGTCGGCAGCCTGGAGCTTGCCTCCGACGTCTTCGGAGTGGACGTCCGCCCCGAGATCCTCAACCTGGTGGTGCGTGCCCACCGCGCGTCTCTGCGCGCCGGAACGCACGCCACCAAGGCCAGGGGCGAGGTCAGCGGCGGCGGCAAGAAGCCGTGGAAGCAGAAGGGCACCGGTCGCGCCCGCGTGGGCTCGACCCGCAACCCTGTCTGGCGCGGCGGCGGCGTGGCCTTCGGCCCCAAGCCCCGTTCCTACGACTTCAAGGTCAACAAGAAGGTCCGGAGCCTGGCGCTGAAGATGGCGCTGACCTCCAAGGCCATCGGCGAGAAGCTGACCGTGGTTGACAAGCTGGAGCTGCCCGAGGTGAAGACCAAGCTCTTCGCCGACGTGGTCGGCAAGCTTGGCTTGAAAAAAGCCTTGATTGTTGTGGGCGGCCTTGATAAGAATCTCGCTCTTTCGGCCAGGAACCTGCCTCACATCAAAGTCCTCGAGGCCGACAAATTGAGCGTTTTGGACGTACTGACGTACCCGGAGCTGGTGATGCTCACGGACGCCGTCAAAAGCGTCGAGGAAAGGTTGAAGTAA
- the rplW gene encoding 50S ribosomal protein L23, which produces MDYTQILLRPVISEKATFVKEEDGQVIFYVHDKANKIEIRKAVEDAFKVKVTGVNVVRRKPMPRTKFGKVTGKVPGFKKAYVTLAEGDKIELFEGV; this is translated from the coding sequence ATGGACTACACCCAGATTCTCCTCCGGCCGGTCATTTCCGAGAAGGCTACCTTCGTGAAGGAAGAGGACGGGCAGGTGATCTTCTACGTCCACGACAAGGCGAACAAGATCGAGATCAGGAAGGCCGTCGAAGACGCCTTCAAGGTCAAGGTCACGGGCGTCAACGTGGTCCGCAGGAAGCCCATGCCCCGCACCAAGTTCGGCAAGGTGACGGGAAAGGTCCCCGGCTTCAAGAAAGCCTACGTCACGCTGGCCGAAGGCGATAAGATCGAATTGTTCGAAGGAGTGTAA
- the rplB gene encoding 50S ribosomal protein L2 translates to MAVRKLKPTSAGSRFQMVSTFEEVTKTAPEKSLVKGLRKKAGRNCYGRVTSRRRGGGHKKLYRIIDFKRNKLGIPAKVAAIEYDPNRSARIALLHYADGEKRYILAPVGLKVGDALLSGEGADIKPGNAMQLGRIPTGTVVHNIELQPGRGGQFCRAAGTYAQLVAKEGKYALLRLPSGEIRNVLAACIATIGQVGNIQHENISLGKAGRNRWLGQRPKVRGVAMNPVDHPLGGGEGRSSGGRHPCTPWGKPTKGYKTRKPNKPSSKLIVKRRGEK, encoded by the coding sequence ATGGCCGTGCGCAAGCTGAAGCCCACCTCCGCGGGCAGCCGTTTCCAGATGGTCTCCACGTTCGAGGAGGTCACCAAGACGGCTCCCGAAAAGTCCCTGGTCAAGGGCCTGCGGAAGAAGGCCGGTCGTAACTGCTACGGCCGCGTCACTTCCCGGCGCCGGGGAGGCGGGCACAAGAAGCTCTACCGTATCATCGATTTCAAGCGGAACAAGCTGGGCATCCCGGCCAAGGTCGCCGCTATCGAATACGATCCCAACCGCAGCGCCCGCATCGCCCTGCTGCACTATGCCGACGGCGAGAAGCGCTACATCCTGGCGCCCGTGGGCCTGAAGGTCGGCGATGCGCTGCTTTCCGGCGAGGGTGCCGACATCAAGCCCGGCAACGCGATGCAGCTCGGCCGCATCCCCACCGGCACCGTGGTCCACAATATCGAGCTGCAGCCCGGCCGCGGCGGCCAGTTCTGCCGCGCCGCCGGCACCTACGCCCAGCTCGTGGCCAAGGAAGGCAAGTATGCCCTCCTGCGCCTGCCCTCGGGCGAGATCCGCAACGTGCTCGCTGCCTGCATCGCGACCATCGGTCAGGTGGGCAACATCCAGCACGAGAACATCTCCCTGGGCAAGGCCGGCCGCAACCGCTGGCTGGGACAGCGTCCCAAGGTCCGCGGCGTGGCCATGAACCCGGTCGACCACCCGCTCGGTGGCGGCGAGGGCCGGTCCTCTGGCGGTCGTCATCCCTGCACCCCGTGGGGTAAGCCGACCAAGGGTTACAAGACCCGCAAGCCGAACAAGCCTTCGTCCAAGCTGATCGTGAAGCGGCGCGGCGAGAAATAG
- the rpsS gene encoding 30S ribosomal protein S19: MPRSLKKGPFVDTSLINKVQKANETSDRRVIKTWSRRSTIVPEMVGLTFAVHNGRKFIPVFVTENMVGHKLGEFSPTRTFFGHAADKKSKAAGKK, translated from the coding sequence ATGCCCAGGTCACTGAAAAAGGGTCCCTTCGTGGACACCAGCCTGATCAACAAAGTGCAGAAGGCCAACGAGACCTCGGATCGCCGCGTGATCAAAACGTGGTCCAGGCGTTCCACCATCGTTCCGGAAATGGTCGGCCTGACCTTCGCCGTGCACAACGGCCGCAAGTTCATCCCGGTCTTCGTGACCGAGAACATGGTGGGGCACAAGCTGGGCGAATTCTCGCCGACGCGCACCTTCTTCGGCCACGCGGCCGACAAGAAGAGCAAGGCCGCGGGCAAGAAGTAG
- the rplV gene encoding 50S ribosomal protein L22 — protein sequence MEAKAVAKYVRISPRKTRLVADNIKGMPVEDAMNVLRFTPKKAAQELNKVLKSAVANAGQLPGVDVDSLYVKSVIVNEGPTWKRIMPRAMGRAYRILKRTSHITIVVDES from the coding sequence ATGGAAGCCAAGGCCGTCGCCAAATACGTGCGAATCTCGCCCCGCAAGACCAGGCTGGTCGCGGACAACATCAAGGGGATGCCCGTGGAGGACGCGATGAACGTTCTCCGCTTCACCCCCAAGAAGGCCGCTCAGGAGCTGAACAAGGTCCTGAAGTCCGCCGTGGCCAATGCCGGCCAGCTGCCCGGCGTGGATGTGGACTCGCTCTATGTGAAGAGCGTCATTGTCAACGAGGGTCCCACCTGGAAGCGGATCATGCCCCGTGCTATGGGCCGCGCCTACCGTATCCTCAAGCGGACCAGCCACATCACCATCGTGGTGGACGAGAGCTAA
- the rpsC gene encoding 30S ribosomal protein S3, whose protein sequence is MGQKVHPYGFRLGYNKNWQSRWFSKKDYPAFVLEDDKVRKYVKKELFHAGIAKIELERAGGKVRIVVHTARPGIVIGRKGVEIEKIRENLRKKFGREFSIEVIEIRRPETDAQLVAESIATQLERRVAFRRAMKRTVGIARKFGAEGIKVACAGRLAGAEIARSEWYRDGRVPLQTLRADLDFGFAEARTTYGVIGVKVWIFKGEILDEVEQ, encoded by the coding sequence ATGGGTCAGAAAGTACATCCCTACGGGTTCAGGCTCGGCTACAATAAGAACTGGCAGTCCCGCTGGTTCAGCAAGAAGGACTACCCCGCGTTCGTGCTCGAGGACGACAAGGTCCGGAAGTACGTGAAGAAGGAACTCTTCCACGCCGGCATCGCCAAGATCGAGCTTGAGCGCGCCGGCGGCAAGGTCCGCATCGTGGTCCACACGGCCCGTCCCGGTATCGTCATTGGCCGCAAGGGCGTCGAGATCGAGAAGATCCGCGAGAATCTGCGCAAGAAGTTCGGGCGCGAGTTCTCCATCGAGGTCATCGAGATCCGTCGCCCCGAGACCGACGCCCAGCTGGTGGCCGAGTCCATCGCCACCCAGCTCGAGCGCCGCGTTGCCTTCCGCCGCGCCATGAAGCGCACCGTGGGCATTGCCCGCAAGTTCGGCGCCGAAGGCATCAAGGTCGCCTGCGCCGGTCGTCTGGCCGGTGCCGAGATCGCCCGCAGCGAGTGGTATCGTGACGGCCGTGTGCCGCTGCAGACCCTGCGCGCGGATCTGGACTTCGGCTTCGCCGAGGCCCGCACGACCTACGGCGTGATCGGCGTGAAGGTCTGGATCTTTAAGGGTGAGATTTTGGACGAGGTGGAACAGTAA
- the rplP gene encoding 50S ribosomal protein L16: MLAPKKLKFRKRQKGRLKGQAQRGTSVAFGEVGLKCLEHGKITAQQIEAARIAISRHVKRGGKVWIRIFPDHPITAKPAEVRQGKGKGAPVGWVAPVQPGRIMYELAGVELEVAKEALTRAAHKLPVKTAIVVKEAI, translated from the coding sequence ATGCTTGCTCCCAAGAAACTGAAATTCCGCAAGCGGCAGAAGGGCCGGCTCAAGGGCCAGGCCCAGCGCGGCACCTCCGTCGCGTTCGGCGAGGTCGGTCTGAAGTGCCTCGAGCACGGCAAGATCACCGCCCAGCAGATCGAGGCCGCCCGTATCGCCATCTCCCGCCACGTCAAGCGCGGCGGCAAGGTGTGGATCCGCATCTTCCCCGATCATCCGATCACGGCGAAGCCCGCCGAAGTCCGTCAGGGCAAGGGCAAGGGCGCGCCGGTCGGCTGGGTGGCCCCGGTGCAGCCCGGCCGGATCATGTACGAGCTCGCCGGCGTCGAGCTCGAGGTGGCCAAGGAGGCGCTCACCCGCGCCGCCCACAAGCTGCCCGTGAAGACCGCCATTGTGGTCAAGGAGGCGATCTAA
- the rpmC gene encoding 50S ribosomal protein L29, with the protein MDMKAVRELDSAARDAKLNELRQELFNLRFQHSTAQLENTQRLKAVKQSIARILTVKNEKPKA; encoded by the coding sequence ATGGACATGAAAGCCGTTCGCGAACTCGATTCCGCGGCGCGTGACGCGAAGCTGAACGAACTCCGTCAGGAGCTCTTCAACCTCCGCTTCCAGCACTCCACCGCGCAGCTCGAGAACACGCAGCGCCTGAAGGCCGTGAAGCAGAGCATCGCCCGCATCCTGACCGTGAAGAACGAAAAGCCCAAGGCGTAG
- the rpsQ gene encoding 30S ribosomal protein S17 has product MSENNSSKRVLVGEVVSDKNDKTIVVRVETLVKHPLLGKYIRRRNKFMAHDPQNECGIGDKVQIVESRPLSARKRWQLLKIVEKAV; this is encoded by the coding sequence GTGAGCGAGAACAATAGCAGCAAGCGCGTGCTCGTCGGCGAGGTGGTCAGCGACAAGAACGACAAGACCATTGTCGTGCGCGTCGAGACCCTGGTCAAGCACCCGCTGCTGGGCAAGTACATCCGTCGCCGCAACAAGTTCATGGCGCACGATCCCCAGAACGAGTGCGGAATCGGCGACAAGGTCCAGATCGTCGAGTCGCGGCCCCTGTCCGCCCGCAAGCGGTGGCAGCTTCTGAAGATCGTCGAAAAAGCTGTCTAA
- the rplN gene encoding 50S ribosomal protein L14 yields the protein MIQVQTRLDVADNSGAKEVMCIKVLGGSHRRYASVGDIIVVSVKDAMPHAKVKKGDVMFAVVVRTTKEIGRPDGTFIKFDNNSAVILSKQYEPVGTRIFGPVARELRAKNFMKIVSLAPEVL from the coding sequence ATGATCCAGGTTCAGACCCGACTCGACGTTGCGGACAATTCCGGCGCCAAGGAAGTCATGTGCATCAAGGTGCTCGGTGGCTCCCATCGTCGGTACGCCAGCGTCGGTGACATCATCGTGGTTTCGGTCAAGGACGCCATGCCCCACGCCAAGGTGAAGAAGGGCGACGTCATGTTCGCGGTGGTGGTTCGGACTACGAAGGAGATCGGTCGTCCTGACGGCACCTTCATCAAGTTCGACAACAACTCCGCCGTCATTTTGTCCAAGCAGTACGAGCCCGTCGGCACCCGCATCTTCGGGCCGGTGGCCAGAGAGCTTCGTGCAAAGAACTTCATGAAGATCGTTTCCCTGGCCCCCGAGGTCCTGTAA
- the rplX gene encoding 50S ribosomal protein L24, which translates to MEAKNYRVRKDDKVEVLAGKDKGKVGKVLKVLKKRDCVIVEKVNVVKRHTRGNPYSGQAGGIVEKEAPIHISNVAVVCDACAKATRVGYRYTEDGTKVRFCKKCNEIIKAG; encoded by the coding sequence ATGGAAGCCAAGAACTATCGTGTCCGCAAGGACGACAAGGTCGAAGTCCTTGCCGGCAAGGACAAGGGCAAGGTCGGGAAAGTGCTGAAGGTCCTCAAAAAGAGGGACTGCGTCATCGTCGAGAAGGTGAACGTGGTCAAGCGGCACACCCGCGGCAATCCCTACAGCGGCCAGGCCGGCGGCATAGTCGAAAAGGAGGCCCCGATCCACATTTCCAATGTGGCCGTGGTCTGCGACGCCTGCGCCAAAGCCACCCGCGTCGGATACCGCTACACCGAAGACGGAACCAAGGTGCGCTTCTGCAAGAAGTGCAACGAGATCATCAAGGCGGGTTAG
- the rplE gene encoding 50S ribosomal protein L5, with protein sequence MTRLEEMYKEKVVPELTKEFGYKSTMQIPRIRSVHLNIGLGEASQNHKLIEEAVDELTRISGQKAVVTKAKKSIASFKLREGQPIGCRVTLRGDRMWDFLEKLINFSLPRVRDFRGVPDKGFDGRGNFTLGVREHTIFPEINVDQVERVKGMNITIVTSATSDKESKQLLSLLGMPYRK encoded by the coding sequence ATGACGCGCTTGGAAGAAATGTACAAGGAAAAGGTCGTTCCCGAGCTGACCAAGGAGTTCGGGTACAAGTCGACCATGCAGATCCCCAGGATCCGCTCGGTCCATCTCAACATCGGCCTGGGCGAGGCGAGCCAGAACCACAAGCTCATCGAAGAGGCTGTGGACGAGCTGACCCGCATCTCGGGCCAGAAGGCCGTGGTCACCAAGGCCAAGAAGTCCATCGCCTCCTTCAAGCTTCGCGAAGGTCAGCCCATCGGCTGCCGCGTGACGCTGCGCGGGGATCGCATGTGGGATTTTCTGGAGAAGCTCATCAACTTCTCCCTGCCCCGCGTTCGCGACTTCCGCGGCGTTCCGGACAAGGGCTTCGACGGCCGGGGCAATTTCACCCTGGGCGTGCGTGAGCACACGATTTTCCCCGAGATCAACGTCGATCAGGTGGAGCGTGTGAAGGGCATGAACATCACTATCGTCACGTCCGCGACCAGCGACAAGGAGTCCAAGCAGCTCCTGTCCCTGCTCGGCATGCCCTACAGGAAATAA